Below is a window of Chryseobacterium arthrosphaerae DNA.
AGTTTTTATTAGTTTATGATCAAATGTAACGAATAAATTACTGATACCCAATAACACTTTTGTAGTATTCCGTAGCTGCAACAAAAACATATTTCCAGATTCGTAATCGGCAGAAAATCATTAGATTTGCCGGCATGAGCTTTCTGTAAGCAATTTTATATTTCTTATTGTGAAAGCTCCCCCCATCACAAAAAAACAAGCTATGAAATCTGGTACCTACCCATCCAAATATGCTGCTCCCAAAGGACTTTTCACAGTCGGGAAAACAAAATTCAAATGGTACGATCTGGCCACTGATCCGGCAGAAATTACGCCACAGGATATTTATAATGCACAGCGCTGTATAGAAAATGCGACAGAAAATTTTCAGGATATTGAAGATCTGGGATTTGTCATCATGCACCGTTGCGGAAAAAATTACCTTCTTCTGGTATGTACCTGGCGAAGTGAAAATGAATTGTGGGAAAGTGTTTACTACGACGGTTCCGGAAATTTTGAAATATGGGACAGAAATAAAACCCACCTCCCTACTTACTGCGTATGGGAAATGGGCATTGTGTATCATGAATCCCGGGCATGGAAAAAGTATCTGGGAACAACAAAGGATGAGGATGATAAAAAAAATTATCTGGCTGATCTTTTTGAAGGAGAAGTATGAAAAAGAAAAGTTGCAGCCTCCAGCTTCTGAGCTTTAATTTGCTCTGTTCTTCTCATCAAATTTCACATTACGATCCGCACCTTTTATCTTTTTATTTCCAAAAGTATAGGTAGCCGAAAGGTTAAGTCTTCTGGCATCATAATAATTATTAAAGTAATGGGTTCCTGTGGTATAATAGATCTGGCCTTTGCTCTTAGACTGTTTGAAGATATCCGAAACAAATACATTAAGCTGCAGATTTTTATCCATAAGATTCATCTTTAAACCGGTGGTAAAGTTTCCCAGATAATCCCAGCGTACATTTCCTGAATTGGAAGGCAGGCGCATCCAGTAATTAAGGATCAGCTGCACGGTTTTGCTTTTGTTTAAAGAAATGTTATTCTGGAAATTAAACTCATATCCGCTTCCTTTTCTGGAGGCCGCATCAGTGGCAAAGACCTGGGTTTCCATATATGATATATCCCCGGAATAATTGGCTTCCCACAGTCTGAAAAACGTGTCGGAATAATTCAGGGACAGCCCCATGCTGCTGGCATTATAGAAATTGGCAAAAGTACTGGTTTTGTTTTCACCTTCAAGAATAACAATCTGATCAGATGCGTTTAATTTTCTCTGAAAGTAAGCAGAAGCAGACAGCTTTCCTTTATAAACATATGAAAACTCAAAATTATGATTAATGGAAGGCTGTAAAAAAGGATTTCCGGTAAAATAAGAGTTGATATTGATATACCATCGGTACGGGTTTATAGCACGGAATCCCGGTCTGTTGATTCTTTTTGAATAATTGAGGCTGAAGGTATGGTTTTCATTGCTTTTATAGGAAATGTAAGCGGTAGGAAAGAATTTTCCGTATGAAGTCTCAGTCTGCTGTCCCGAAGTCAGAGAATTTCCGTTTACCATAGAATATTCATAACGCAATCCTGCTTTTGCAGACCACTGTTCATTGAAAGATCTTTCGAAACTGATGTAGGCGGCATAGTTCTTTTCATTATATCTGAAACTGTTACTCTTTTCAGGATCTGTAATATAATTTCCGCCTTCGAGGTTCTGATAGGAAATTTCAGAATCATTATCAAAGTTTGTAAACTTTACCCCGGCTTCCGTTTTGGCAAATTGATAGGGCAGCGTAAGGTCTGCCTGCCCCGAATAAATCTTATAATCTACGAGTGAAGGTGACTTTACAATAAACTGATCTCCGGAATTTTCCGTTGTTGTAAAATCAATGGTCGTTTTCGGGATATTCGAAAAATAGTTTCCTGTGATACTTAGTTTATGATCCTTCTTTCCGAACTTCACATCGTAGTAGGCACTTATCATTTGTTGTGCACTGTTTGCTCTGTGTTCTGCAGAAGTTAATAAGGAATTCGTATAATGATCATTCTGAAAATAATCTGAAGTATTCATGATATCCATGTTAGAATGTCCGGATCCGTAATCATAGATAAACCCGATATTTGATTTTGGGGCCAGCTGATAATCAAGGCTCAGATTGGCTCCCAGCCCATTTCCGAAATCTCTTCTGTCATCCGAGCTTTTAAGACCATCCGCTCCTTCTATCCTGTAGTTTTCATAAGAATGTTTTTCATACTGATAGTGTCTTAATTTCAGTGAAGACCGTAATTTTTCATTCTGATAATTGAGGGTGGCGCTGTTGGAAGTCCCCGTATAGGTCTGCTGCTGAAGAGATGAGGTAATACTTCCATTCCATCCGAGGTTCTGGTTTTTCTTCAGAACGATATTGATCAGTCCGCTGTTTCCCTGGGCTTCATATTTGGCAGGAGGCGCTGTAATGACTTCAATTTTTTCAATATTTTCAGACCTCAGGCTTTTAAGATAGGTGATCAGTTCGCTCCCTGAAAGATTCAGCATTCTTTCATTAATCATGACTGCCACGCCGCTTTTCCCGGCAATTGAAACCCCGGAGTTATCATCTACTTTGATCAGCGGAGTTGTTGCCAGAGCATCTGCGCCATCCATTCCCTGGGAGGCAACAGAGCCGGCAACATTAAAAATCAGACGATCGGCTTTTCTCTCAATAAGTTTTTTTCTGGCAGTAAGAGTAACTCCTTCAATCTGTTTTTCCTTTTTTTTCTCAATGAAAAAATCCTGTTTCACATCTCCTTTTACCACAACATCCACTGTAGATAATTCTTCACCGTCATAGATCAGTTTGACTGTATATTTCCCGTTTTCAAAAAGCTTCAGTGAATAGTTTCCTTTTTCATCCGAAATGGCCGTCTGTTTCTTCTGGTCTTTGACTGCTACCACCTCAGCATAGGAAACAGTATTCCCGGTTTGAGTGATTTTACCTGTTATACTTTGGGAGAATGCAGCCATAGGCAGCAGCATAATTACAGAAAGTAATGTTTTCTTCATGAATTCTGATAGTTTCTTTTAAGACAAGCTATCAAGGTCTTTTATTACATCGGTTTGTCCGTTTTTCAATATATTCGCTTTATAAAATCAGAACATGAAAAAAGGAATTCTTGTATTTTCTTTATTGATCACCCAGATTATTTCTGCCCAAAAATATTCACAATACGTCAACCCGATGATAGGAACCGGCGGCCATGGCCATACTTTCCCGGGAGCTATTGTACCTTTCGGAATGGTACAGCTTTCTCCGGATACCAGAATTGACGGGAGCTGGGACGGATGCAGCGGATATCACTATTCCGATTCGGTGATCTATGGTTTTTCGCACACCCATCTGAACGGAACCGGAGTTTCTGACTACGGAGATATCATGCTGATGCCCGGGATGGGAAATCCGGGGCTGAACCCTAAAGATTATTCTTCAAAATTTTCGCATAAAAATGAAAAGGCAGCAGCTGGATTTTATTCTGTAAAGCTGGATAAAAATAATATTGATGTACGCCTTACCAGTACCAAAAGGGTTGGCTATCACGAATATAAATTCAATAATGCAGGAAATGCCCATATTATTCTGGATCTGAATCACAGGGATAAGCTGCTGGAAGGAGAAGTAAAAATCATAGATGACAAAACCATTGAAGTATTCCGAAGAAGTGAAGCCTGGGCTGCCAATCAATATATCTATGCCAGAATTGAGTTTTCAAAACCCATGAAAATCTCTAAAAAAGACGTCAACGGAAAACAGGAAAACAATCTTTTTACCGGAACGAGACTCGCTCTGGCTTTTTCTGCTGACGTTAAAAAAGGAGAAAAAATCAATATCAAAGTATCTGTCTCCCCCACCGGATATGAAGGTGCAGAGAAAAATATGCTGGCAGAGGCAAAATCCGATGATTTTGATACTGTAAAAAAACAGGCCGAAGCAGATTGGGACAGAGAGCTTTCAAAAATTGAAGTAAAATCTGATGACAGAAACAAACTGTCTGTTTTCTATACGGCTTTGTACCATGTTTTCACCCAACCCAACATCAATATGGATGCAGACGGAAGATACAGAGGACGTGATAATAAACTCTATACAGCCAATGGATTTGATTATTACACTGTATTTTCGCTTTGGGATACATTCAGAGGGGCACATCCCTTAATGACTTTAATCGACAGAAAAAGAACGGCTGATTTTATCAATACTTTCATCAGACAATATGAACAGGGGGGAAAACTTCCGGTCTGGGAACTGGCTTCCAATGAAACAGAATGTATGATCGGCTACCACGCTGTTTCTGTAATTGCCGATGCTATGGCAAAAGGAATTAAAGGGTTTGACTATGAAAAAGCATTTCAGGCTTCGAAAAACTCTGCTATGCTGGATATCTTTGGCCTGAACGCTTATAAACAGAATAATTATATCAGCATCGATGATGAGCATGAAAGTGTTTCCAAAACAGTGGAATATGCCTATGACGACTGGTGTATCGCCCAGATGGCCAAAATCTTAGGTAAAAAAGAAGATTACCAGTACTTTATGAAACGTTCTCAAAACTGGAAAAACCTTTATAATCCTAAAAGCGGCTTCATGCAGCCCAGAAAGAACGGTAACTGGTATGAGCCTTTTGATCCGAGAGAAGTCAATAACAATTATACGGAAGGCAATTCATGGCATTATTCCTACTCTGTGCAGCAGGATATTCCGGGACTGATCGCAGCACATGGCGGGAAAGAAAAGTTTGAACAGTTTATTGATGCCATTTTTGCCGCACCGGACAAAACAACGGGCAGGGAGCAGGTGGATATTACGGGATTAATGGGGCAATATGCCCAGGGAAATGAGCCAAGCCATCATATCGCTTACCTGTACAATTTTGTAGACAAGCCTGAAAAAACAGACGCCAAGATTAAATATATCCTTGATAATTTCTATAAAAATACTCCGGACGGACTGATTGGGAATGAGGACTGCGGCCAGATGAGTGCGTGGTATGTTTTAAGTGCTATGGGAATTTATTCCGTAACGCCGGGATTGCCTGAATGGGAAACCACCACCCCTTATTTTGATGAAATTAAAATTCATCTTGAAGACGGAACTACCAGAACGATTACTAAAAATACAGGCAGAGCCGAGCTGAAAAAGCTGGGATTTGAAAACATAAAGCCGGTTAAAGATTTTAAATATGCGCAGCTTACTGCTTCTCCGGTTATTGCCGCAGACCGCATCTTTGATTTCAACACCAAAGTTGAGATCACTCCGCTCAATCCGGGAGATAAAGTCTATTATATGACAATGGATGAAAGTGACCGTAATAAACGAAAAACCTTCACAGCTTATAAAGGGCCTTTTTCTATCAGTAAAACCACAGAGGTTCATGCCTATTCAGAAAGAAATGGTGAGAAAAGTTCTGTAACCACGGCCCGATTCAACAGAAGACCGAATTACTGGGATATCAATATCCTGTCTAAAGCCACCCCTCAATATACCGCCAACGGAAAACTTGCCCTCATTGACGGGATCAGAGGTGAGGTAAACTGGAGAAAAGGGGAATGGCACGGCTATCAGGGGCAGAATTTCGAAGCGATTATTGATTTTAAATCTCCCCAACACATTACAAAACTGTCATCTGCCTACCTTCAGGACAGTAAAGCATGGATCCTGATGCCTAAAAAAGTGGAATACTATGCCTCTATGAACGGTAAAGATTTCATTCTTCTGAAAACCATCGATAATGATATTGATCCGAAAGATGAAAAGGTGCAGATCAAAGATTTCTCTGCTGAAATTCTTCCGACAGAAGCTCAATACATCAAAGTAAAAGCCTACTATTTTGGGAAACTTCCGGAGTGGCATCAGGGAGCCGGAGGGGAAGCTTATATTTTTATTGATGAGATTTCTGCAAAGTAAGGAAGATGAGAGCACGAAGATGGAAGATACTGCTTGACAGATTACTTTTCTGAAGTCCGCTTGTAAAAATTTAGATTTCAGAAAGTCGATAAAACAAATTGATATTGATCTGGAAACAACCGGCATGCGGCTTCCAACCATAAAAAATGCTCTTCGAAAATTCGAAGAGCATTTTTAATTCATTCTTTCAGACCATCTCAACCCGTCAGGAAGTTCCATATCTGAAAATTCAATATGGATGACTCTCCTTCTGTGTCCATTAGTCGTCCGGTTGGAACCATGAAGGGTCAGAGGTTTCATGATCATAATGCCTCCTTTTTCTACGTTACAGATATGTTCTGTTTCTATGGTCCAGTCAATCGTTTCAGGTCTGTAGATTCCTTTGGCATGTGATTTCGGAACCACCTTTAGTGCCCCATTGTTTTCATCGGTATCA
It encodes the following:
- a CDS encoding outer membrane beta-barrel family protein; translated protein: MKKTLLSVIMLLPMAAFSQSITGKITQTGNTVSYAEVVAVKDQKKQTAISDEKGNYSLKLFENGKYTVKLIYDGEELSTVDVVVKGDVKQDFFIEKKKEKQIEGVTLTARKKLIERKADRLIFNVAGSVASQGMDGADALATTPLIKVDDNSGVSIAGKSGVAVMINERMLNLSGSELITYLKSLRSENIEKIEVITAPPAKYEAQGNSGLINIVLKKNQNLGWNGSITSSLQQQTYTGTSNSATLNYQNEKLRSSLKLRHYQYEKHSYENYRIEGADGLKSSDDRRDFGNGLGANLSLDYQLAPKSNIGFIYDYGSGHSNMDIMNTSDYFQNDHYTNSLLTSAEHRANSAQQMISAYYDVKFGKKDHKLSITGNYFSNIPKTTIDFTTTENSGDQFIVKSPSLVDYKIYSGQADLTLPYQFAKTEAGVKFTNFDNDSEISYQNLEGGNYITDPEKSNSFRYNEKNYAAYISFERSFNEQWSAKAGLRYEYSMVNGNSLTSGQQTETSYGKFFPTAYISYKSNENHTFSLNYSKRINRPGFRAINPYRWYININSYFTGNPFLQPSINHNFEFSYVYKGKLSASAYFQRKLNASDQIVILEGENKTSTFANFYNASSMGLSLNYSDTFFRLWEANYSGDISYMETQVFATDAASRKGSGYEFNFQNNISLNKSKTVQLILNYWMRLPSNSGNVRWDYLGNFTTGLKMNLMDKNLQLNVFVSDIFKQSKSKGQIYYTTGTHYFNNYYDARRLNLSATYTFGNKKIKGADRNVKFDEKNRAN
- a CDS encoding GH92 family glycosyl hydrolase — translated: MKKGILVFSLLITQIISAQKYSQYVNPMIGTGGHGHTFPGAIVPFGMVQLSPDTRIDGSWDGCSGYHYSDSVIYGFSHTHLNGTGVSDYGDIMLMPGMGNPGLNPKDYSSKFSHKNEKAAAGFYSVKLDKNNIDVRLTSTKRVGYHEYKFNNAGNAHIILDLNHRDKLLEGEVKIIDDKTIEVFRRSEAWAANQYIYARIEFSKPMKISKKDVNGKQENNLFTGTRLALAFSADVKKGEKINIKVSVSPTGYEGAEKNMLAEAKSDDFDTVKKQAEADWDRELSKIEVKSDDRNKLSVFYTALYHVFTQPNINMDADGRYRGRDNKLYTANGFDYYTVFSLWDTFRGAHPLMTLIDRKRTADFINTFIRQYEQGGKLPVWELASNETECMIGYHAVSVIADAMAKGIKGFDYEKAFQASKNSAMLDIFGLNAYKQNNYISIDDEHESVSKTVEYAYDDWCIAQMAKILGKKEDYQYFMKRSQNWKNLYNPKSGFMQPRKNGNWYEPFDPREVNNNYTEGNSWHYSYSVQQDIPGLIAAHGGKEKFEQFIDAIFAAPDKTTGREQVDITGLMGQYAQGNEPSHHIAYLYNFVDKPEKTDAKIKYILDNFYKNTPDGLIGNEDCGQMSAWYVLSAMGIYSVTPGLPEWETTTPYFDEIKIHLEDGTTRTITKNTGRAELKKLGFENIKPVKDFKYAQLTASPVIAADRIFDFNTKVEITPLNPGDKVYYMTMDESDRNKRKTFTAYKGPFSISKTTEVHAYSERNGEKSSVTTARFNRRPNYWDINILSKATPQYTANGKLALIDGIRGEVNWRKGEWHGYQGQNFEAIIDFKSPQHITKLSSAYLQDSKAWILMPKKVEYYASMNGKDFILLKTIDNDIDPKDEKVQIKDFSAEILPTEAQYIKVKAYYFGKLPEWHQGAGGEAYIFIDEISAK